In Myripristis murdjan chromosome 9, fMyrMur1.1, whole genome shotgun sequence, the following proteins share a genomic window:
- the c9h22orf39 gene encoding synaptic plasticity regulator PANTS, protein MDRLEAAAWKPPRACDDYLTEFKHCKSLWNRFQQYYTYGTSPSCQQWKEDYYTCREWEKHQSTEAKELLQGSEQKRVAEQRKFTPVWELRQNPPRDWHMPLNQEKPQDS, encoded by the exons ATGGACCGGCTAGAAGCGGCAGCCTGGAAG CCACCTCGTGCCTGTGATGACTACTTGACTGAGTTCAAACACTGCAAAAGTCTGTGGAACCGTTTTCAGCAGTATTACACTTACGGCACATCCCCGTCCTGCCAGCAGTGGAAAGAGGATTACTACACTTGCAGAGAATGGGAGAAACACCAAAGTACAGAGGCCAAG GAGCTGTTACAGGGGAGCGAACAGAAAAGAgtggcagagcagagaaagTTCACCCCAGTTTGGGAACTGAGACAAAACCCTCCCAGAGACTGGCATATGCCCCTGAATCAGGAAAAGCCTCAGGACTCCTGA
- the mrpl40 gene encoding large ribosomal subunit protein mL40 isoform X1 → MSVGLSRCLCRVLSRQIPPPRDNGHAVRSPWFASVMTLKTSAPLRAEPKKKKKVDPKREQIMKERLRKKLKKLERVPPELIPIEDFIVPAKCLDETRERSVPSLTFEESERRALLLKEWSHYKQKQHMDEMEAIELALEAQREALQELRMESEELYQAALKPDPLLFPFSHDGPSYTPPKDQYSAPDGKYSDITRVYTQ, encoded by the exons ATGTCAGTGGGTTTGTCGCGCTGTCTCTGCAGGGTTTTATCCCGACAGATCCCTCCGCCGCG AGATAATGGTCATGCCGTAAGAAGTCCTTGGTTTGCCTCGGTGATGACGCTGAAGACATCTGCTCCACTCAG AGCGGAgcccaagaagaagaagaaggtagACCCCAAAAGGGAGCAGATCATgaaagagagactgaggaaGAAGCTGAAGAAGCTGGAGAGAGTCCCACCGGAGCTGATCCCCATAGAGGACTTCATCGTCCCGGCCAAATGCCTGGATGAAACAAG GGAGCGCTCTGTACCATCACTGACCTTTGAGGAGAGTGAGCGTCGAGCTCTGCTGCTCAAGGAGTGGTCTCATTACAAACAG AAACAGCACATGGACGAAATGGAAGCTATTGAGCTTGCTCTGGAAGCCCAGAGGGAAGCACTGCAGGAACTGAGGATGGAGTCCGAGGAGCTTTACCAGGCAGCGCTGAAGCCCGACCCCCTTCTCTTTCCCTTCAGTCACGATGGACCGAGCTACACACCACCCAAGGACCAGTACAGCGCACCCGATGGCAAATACAGTGACATCACCAGAGTCTACACTCAGTGa
- the mrpl40 gene encoding large ribosomal subunit protein mL40 isoform X2, with product MTLKTSAPLRAEPKKKKKVDPKREQIMKERLRKKLKKLERVPPELIPIEDFIVPAKCLDETRERSVPSLTFEESERRALLLKEWSHYKQKQHMDEMEAIELALEAQREALQELRMESEELYQAALKPDPLLFPFSHDGPSYTPPKDQYSAPDGKYSDITRVYTQ from the exons ATGACGCTGAAGACATCTGCTCCACTCAG AGCGGAgcccaagaagaagaagaaggtagACCCCAAAAGGGAGCAGATCATgaaagagagactgaggaaGAAGCTGAAGAAGCTGGAGAGAGTCCCACCGGAGCTGATCCCCATAGAGGACTTCATCGTCCCGGCCAAATGCCTGGATGAAACAAG GGAGCGCTCTGTACCATCACTGACCTTTGAGGAGAGTGAGCGTCGAGCTCTGCTGCTCAAGGAGTGGTCTCATTACAAACAG AAACAGCACATGGACGAAATGGAAGCTATTGAGCTTGCTCTGGAAGCCCAGAGGGAAGCACTGCAGGAACTGAGGATGGAGTCCGAGGAGCTTTACCAGGCAGCGCTGAAGCCCGACCCCCTTCTCTTTCCCTTCAGTCACGATGGACCGAGCTACACACCACCCAAGGACCAGTACAGCGCACCCGATGGCAAATACAGTGACATCACCAGAGTCTACACTCAGTGa